ATCGGATCGTGTCGTTCGTCAATTTGGAATGATCCAAGAAATTCCCAAAGATGTTGACACTGACACCGTGCTTCATGCCATTGATTTGAGGGGGAAGGTGGGCGTTGATTGGATGCGGAAACATGCTCTGCATTTACTAAATTGGGGTAACCGCCTTCAACGGTGTTGTCAAGCAGTGCTTGGTGATATGCCTCCACAGCATCAGTACTTCGACTGGTTCAAAAGGGTGACTCGGAGGTTCATTGATGTTCCTGGTGCTACATTGACTATACTGGTAACTTCTCCACATCTTGTACATATTACCGTACTTCTTAGCATGAAACCACTATTTATAAAACATGATATATGTGGTCCAATGTATGCTTAGCATCAAAGAAGTAGGTTAAAGTTGTTTTCTACTTAAGATTCCTTATAGAGAACTTTATTCGTTTACCTTATAGAGAACTTTGTTGATTTCAAAATCTAATTTCAAAATCGAAGGTCATATTTCTTATTTCAGCCTTTAGAGTTATGGTATACATTCTTCTTCCcaattttttatggaataacTTGAATTGCCCTACAAGCAGAGGGCCCATAAAACATTGATTGTTCATTCGTACATACATAAACTGTATTGCATTACTAATATACTTGGTTTTTCCATGTGCAGATTGAAGGATACCTCCGTTTGTTGGGCCGTCACCCGGTGGGCACGGAGGACCACCAGGACATTATTGATGTGCTGACTGCAGTGCAGGCGATTGGCCGTGTACGACCTCGGCACCCTGAGGTCCCGAATGAGGAGGCAGCTACTCCTGCTGCAGCAGCTACTCCTGCCGCAGCAGCTACTCAGAGGCCAAGCACTACTGAGAGCCCAAGCATGAGCATAGCTCCTACTAGACGTCTGCGTGTTCGTACCCCTCTAGTTGTCCCTACCTCTGATCCCCCTCCACCCACCCCACATCCATCCCTTAGCCCCACAATCCCTTCACCCACCCTACATCCATCTCGTCGTCCCACCATCCCCCCATTGACTCCACATCCTTGTGTTGGGCCTGACATTCGTCCACCCACCCCACGGTCATTTCCCGATGTGTCACCCATTCCATCCTTTGACTTGGGTATTCATCTAACCCCACCTGACATACAGCAAGAGCCACCCTCGGACAATACGTCTATTGGCCCTTCATCAGCCATCACCCCACCCCATGTTCATGTTGAGGAAGCTGGTGGGTTACCTGTTCAACAAGAAGGTCGGCCGAAACGCATATCAAAGGCACCTCATTGTGGGACAGGAGGGCACAAACATGGACACAACGCTGGGCCCGAGGCATCTGACGAAGGACATGCAAGACCTCCTCCTTATTATACGAGACGGCATAAGGTCCAAAAAAGGTAACTGAAATGATAcattttcaaagtttattttacaatatatgaCCAGCTAAAAAGCATTATTTGTCATATAATAATTACTTAATCATTATGGTTTGTTCATTAATTATGTTCATGAAGATGATGATGCTATGAAAAGGCCAGAAGCACTAAAATTCAAGTTCAGCACAATAAAAGTAGCAACAAATAACTTTTCCAATGCCAATAAGCTTGGAGGAGGCAGCTTTTAGGTCGATTTTGAAGTGGCTGGTAATTTTCTAAAAGCTTAAGCTTCTTGGGACTTGGTAATTTATCAGTTTGGTTTTCTTCTTGTACTTGTATTAAAAACAATTGTGGTTCTTAGGTTATTCGAAACGAGGCCTTACTGTTGCTTACTTATTTGACCCGTGAAGCTGAGGTAAGATATTCCTGCCACTTTGTCATCTAATGGTTCTGCTGAACCTGTGCTTGAAAATGTGTTTGATTTCCCTACTAATTAATACAGTTTTGTGAATTTTAggagattcaaaaaattgtggTCTTTGAAGGTGCATTTGAGAAGATTTTCAGCATCATTAAAGAGGAAGGAGGTTCAGAAGGTGGTGTTGTTGTGTAGGTGATTTACTGTTACTCAATTTATCATGGTAGTTTAATCAACTTTTCTAGCTTGTTTACTGATAAATTACTTGTCTTGCAAATGGCTTCTTATTGTTTGGGTGTCTAcaatttaaaacttgtttccTTTATGGTCTTTTGAATGTGACACTTTCTCAATTATATCAATAAATCGAGTAGTTTGTCATGGATTACTAAGACAGCTTCAACAATGAAGTTATGATAGTGTTTAAGTGACTCTATTGCATATCACTAATTCGCTAGCTAAATGAGCTGTTTATATGCTATAATTACATTGAGATTCAGCaccatttgtgggttttggtctGAATGTtctattttgtcattttttatttacgGTTATGATTCTACTTGTAGCCTAAATTAAGGACTCTTGTagttttgaccatttttttgagtttgaaacCCACATGCTTTATTTTATCCTTTGGCTGTCCTCTCCTGTATGGGTTATGTTGCTCATTTGACACATTCTAGTTGAACATTTTAGGTGACAAGAAAGCATGTACAAAGGCTTTGTTGATCCATCATTATGATTTTCTCTTTATGGTTCTACTTGCCCAGACAAACACCTAacatagaagagagagagagagaaggggggggggatATTCTTTGTAGAAAATTTGTTACAATAAACAGAGGTGTGTGCATTGGCCTTGATTCTGAGTCccattttcaaaactttttgtttttctcagaATCACAGAACAACTTATGGTCGTTGACTGTTTAGCTATTCCTCAATttattcatttctatttttctttacaaGCATTTGAGAATTCTGCGAATATCTTGGTTATAAAACTATTATGCATGTAATGGTGCAGGACTGTCTTCAATTGTTGAACAACCTTCTCCGAACTAATGCATCTAATCAGGTCTGCAGCCTCTGTTGTGTTATATTTTATGCTTGAGATTCTCTCATGCTCCTAATGCTTCCAAGTGTGGTTCAGATACTACTGAGAGAGACTATGGGATTTGACCCCGTAATATCAATTCTGAAGCTACGGGGAAGTACTTACAGTTTCACCCAACAAAAGGTTAGATACTGAAATGTATATAAGATTTTACCATAGATCTTTGAATTTTCTGTCACAGAAGCCTTACTGgtatttcttcttttccttgaaACAAACGCCATGCCAGTAGACAATTAATCTACTCAGTGCATTAGAAACCATTAATTTGTTAATGATGGGAGGTACAGAGGCTGATCCTGGAAAAGATGCAAATAAGCTAACAAATAAAGCAACACTGGTTCAGGTTTCTTACTAACTTCATATCTGCTATAATTACTTCCTTTAGAATCATTAACTTGGTGGTATCTTATCCTGTAATGTGTATATTGGTTGCAGAAAAAAGTATTGGATCATCTTCTTTTGTTGGGTGTTGAAAGCCAGTGGGCACCAGTAGCTGTCCGTTGCGAGGTAAGATGACTTTTCTGAACATTGTTCACTGTCtttttgcctctctctctctctctctctctctctctctctcacacacacacacacacacacacacccttTTTGTGCACATAATTtgcacaaagagagagagagagagagaaatagataaAAGTTTAGATATTACACAAATAAGCATTTAGGAATTCTATTTCAAATTTCTGGTTGTTGTTGGGTCATTCGCATAACaaatttttgtgttgtgtatTGTGTCAGTCTGAAGAGGATCTTGCTCTGAAGCAACAATTGGAGCTGTATGTGGAGAGAGTTCAGGATGCTGACCCTAACTTACAGAAGGTTGCGCTTGAGAGCATGAGGTAATAGTATTTAATATTTGCTTTCACTTAATATAATTCTGATCTTTATGTTATGGTTTAATGTTTGGGACTTTGTTAACATTTTTGGGTATAAGTTATAATTCATCAATTTGGTTCCTTGATTGATAAAAACATTTCTGAGGTTTTAGATTAACTTTGAAAACATTAGCTCCCTGTATAGAATGGAAACATATGTCATAATAGCATGTAAAATTTTTCCAATTGTAGGCAGGAAATCCGAACCTCTACAAGCTCCATGACTTCGGTCCCAAAGCCATTGAAATTTCTGCGTCCACAGTATGGAACATTAAAGGCATTTTATGAAACCATGGGGAACTCGGAATTGAAGGTATAATTTTGTTTGCTTGGACATTGTCTATTATAGAAGTAGCATTCTAGCCTATCTAATTAACTTTCTTTGTCAATGCAGAAGTACCTCGCTGATATACTCTCCGTTCTGGCTCTCACCATGTCTGCTGAGGGAGAAAGGGTACGACTGAAGTTTATTGTATTGTTTTTGCTGATTTGTTTAGTTGATTCTCTTTACAATTGCTAAAGTAAATTCGTTTTATGTTATTTGGGACTAACATATATTTCATTGCTTTTCTATTGCTGAAAATTCTTTTAGGAGAGCTTAAAATATAGATTGGAGGATTCAGGAAGTGATATTGGCTCATGGGGCCATGAATATGTGAGGTGAGTGTCGTCTGATTAAAATACATTGTGGTCTCTATTGGGTTTTTAGGTGCTGGTAGGTAGTTTGATCTGGtcaaatcaaatttcattcttGCTGGTTTTTAGGTTATGGTAGTGTTTGAAGTTCAATCCATATAAATGAATATTAACCTCACTCactattgattattattattttttatgtgtaatCAGGAACTTAGCTGGAGAAATTTCACAGGAATATGCTAAGCGACAGGTTAGAAATCAATGCTATATTAGTTTTCTTTATGAAGAAAAAAGCTTGGTATGGGTACTAGGACCATTCTATAAATCTTATTTTTAGAAACCAgtaaaaaacaactttttattcATATGCATTTACagctcaaaaaattttaaatttggttcCATATGCATCTTGATAAACAGATTAAAGTGCTTTAAACTTTATACTATTATGTATTATGATATCCTTGCTTCCctgaatttgaaaatatgtattatGCGGTATGGTATTGGAGTAGTATTACATCTTAATAATGCTCATTGCTCTGTGAATAGAGTGGTGCATTCTCTTTCGATAGAGGATTTTCAAAACgaattttatcttatttggCCTTCAATACTTTATTGTTAAGAACTCGttcttaattttaatatatttaatttctttgaatttaccACAACAGAGCGAAGAAGTTCCAATCAAGGATCTTATGGAGCTTGTTCAACAAATAGTTGCTTTTCACATGAAGGTATGATTCAGTAACATGTTACAGTATGACGACTATAGGTGACATTTGaaaggattattttattttatttttagtttttagttttgttcTAATCATTGTGAATTGCAATGCAGCACAATGCCGAGCCTGAAGCTGTTGATCTTCTAATGGAGGTATTGAGCAGTATTTCTCTTTTGATCAGATTTGTTTATTGTGCTTTCCTGCcctcaatttttttctcctcttcGTGTTTGGCCAATAATGAGATGTGTGTAATTTGACTAATGCTAGGTTGAAGACCTTGATCTTTTAATAGAGCATGTTGACAGCACGAATTTCCGAAGGACATGTCTCTATCTGACTAGTTCGGCTAGGTAAGTGGGATTATACCATAAATTTGTGGAGATTTTTATCCAATGGATTAATCATTTTActtgtcacaaaaaaaaaaaaaaaaaaggattaatcATTTAAGACTATAGAAGCTTGAATTAAAAAAACAGGAGAGGAATTAAAAGTTACAGTTCTCCAGCTAGCATGGGATTTTTATAGGGGGTAGGGGTTCGTGGTTAGACCAATTTGGTGCATGTGTTacttattattatgttatttatttgttttttttttttaaattttttgtttattttattttatttttaagtatgtTTAATTTTGAGTTCTGTTTTGGTCATTTATTGCTCTTTTTCTGGTCAAGTCAcatgaaagtttatttatttcttaaaataaaaagatatctACATTTGGGCTCAAAAATTAAATCCCTTGAGAATACTATGTAACTACGTAAAAGATTGACATCTGACATGAGCTTGCTCTTGTTCAAGGACTTGGAACACTATACTTTATAATAATTGGAACACTTTTGCTGCTTCTTAAGGGTTGAGATGAACGGGTTATTATTTACTAAAGAACATTGCAACATAAATTTTCTGCCTTATATGAAATGCTATACCAATATGTTCAGTAAATGACAACCTTTTGCCTTAGGGTTCTTATTTGTAAAGAGTATTGCAA
The Quercus lobata isolate SW786 chromosome 10, ValleyOak3.0 Primary Assembly, whole genome shotgun sequence DNA segment above includes these coding regions:
- the LOC115964612 gene encoding 26S proteasome non-ATPase regulatory subunit 2 homolog A-like codes for the protein MHVMVQDCLQLLNNLLRTNASNQILLRETMGFDPVISILKLRGSTYSFTQQKTINLLSALETINLLMMGGTEADPGKDANKLTNKATLVQKKVLDHLLLLGVESQWAPVAVRCESEEDLALKQQLELYVERVQDADPNLQKVALESMRQEIRTSTSSMTSVPKPLKFLRPQYGTLKAFYETMGNSELKKYLADILSVLALTMSAEGERESLKYRLEDSGSDIGSWGHEYVRNLAGEISQEYAKRQSEEVPIKDLMELVQQIVAFHMKHNAEPEAVDLLMEVEDLDLLIEHVDSTNFRRTCLYLTSSARYLPGPDDMLVLDTAYMIYLKFEEYPNALQIALFLDNMYVKQVFTSCNDQLRKKQFCYILARHRVGLILYSL